The window TTATCGCAGGAAGCGTGCCCCTTTACATCGGCCGAATGACGGTTTCGGGGTTCATTGCGGTGTTCTTACGGCGCGGAATTTACGTTCGCTAACATGCCGTAAGGCACGTCATGAGACGCGCCGTAAAGCAGTTGTCTGAAACGACAACGGCCGCACATCGTGCGGCCGTTACGAACATCAACGAAACAGTGCGGCTTACTGGCTAAACAAACGCCGCGTGGCCGGCGAACCAGCCGGAATGCCCGCCTGTTCGAGTTTCGCGTAGAGCGTCATGAGTTGCTTTTCGATCGCCAGCAGTGCGGTTTCCGGCAACGGACGACGGCCGTCGTCGACCACCCGACCGCCGATGCGCTCGGCCAACGATTTCGCGTAGTCGCACATCAGCCGGAACGGCAGGATGTCTTCGTCGGCGACCGGCACGTCGAGCACCAGCGTGATCATCTGGCCGCCCTTGTAGGTCAGGTCGTCGCGCAGGAAGTTGGTATCGCCGAATTGCAGCATGAACACCGGGCTCTGCTTGGCGTCGAGCTTGACGAAGCGCGTGCCGTCGCGCGACAGCAGCAAACCGTCTTGCGACGCGACCGCCTGCACGTAATTGGCCGACCACGGCGCGCCGTCCGACAGCACGTTGATCGACAACTGCGCGTCGCACTGCGCGGCGAAACCGTCGAGTTCGCGCGCCATCGCCACCGTTTCGAGCATGTCGGGAAATTCCGGCGACGCATCCAGCGCGTCGGCGAACTGCTGCACGCCGGTCACGAACTCCGAAAACTCCAGTTCGTTGAGCGCGCCACTGCGATTGGCCAGTTGCGCGGCCGCGCGCAGTTCTTCATAGCGCGCGCCGTTTTGCAGCAACTCCCACGCGCCGCCTTCGAGCTTGCCTTCGATATGCACCGGCTTGCTGCCGGCGCGGCGCAGACGCTGCGCGAGCGGAATCACCTTGTCGCCGGCCACCGGACCATTCAGGCGAATCGGCACGATACAGTCGATGCGACGATCGACGATAGCCGGCGGCGCCGACGAAATCGTCGTGGCGGCGGGCAGAATCGGCTCGTTCGGTTCGTCGGCATGACGCGCCGTGTTGGCCACCCCAGCGGCCTCGCCGCCTTCGGCTTGCGCCACGCCTTCCGCTTCCGGATAACCGTTCGGCGTGGTCGTCTCGGCCTGAATATCGGCCGGCGTATCGAGCGGCGCGGCCACCGCGCCCGCCGTCACACCAAAGGTCGGCTCGACCCGCGCCGCGCCGGATTCCGCCATCGCGTCCGAACCGACTACCGGCTCGCGCCGCGTGGTCGGCCGGGCCGGTTCGATGAACGGGCTCTGCTCTTCCTGCTCGTCCCGCGCGAACGTTTCGGCGGTCTCGGCCGGCATGGGCCGCGGCATCTTGCGGCGCACCTTCGCACCCTGCCACGCGTTGTACACGACCACGCCCCCGACCACTACGGCGCCCGCGCCGATCAAACCGAGTGTCAACTCGTCCATGCATGCTCCATCAGCAATTCTTTTATGTGCGCGGCCGTTACGCCCCGTTCACCTGTCGCGCGGCCACGGGCCGCTGCGCTGAACGCGGACGCCCGCGATGCTCAACTCAACCGAAAACTTAACCGATATTCTGGGCGAAACCCGCGGCCGATTCCATGTCGACGGCCACGATCCGCGACACGCCCTGTTCCTGCATGGTCACGCCGATCAGCTGCTGGGCCATTTCCATCGCGATCTTGTTGTGCGAAATGAACAGGAACTGGGTCTTGTCCGACATCGCCCGCACGAGGTTCGCGAAACGTTCCGTGTTGGCGTCGTCGAGCGGTGCGTCCACTTCGTCGAGCAGACAGAACGGCGCCGGATTCAACTGGAACATCGCGAACACCAGCGCCGTGGCGGTCAGCGCCTTCTCGCCGCCCGACAACAGGTGAATCGTCGAATTCTTCTTGCCCGGCGGTTGCGCCATCACCTGTACGCCGGCGTCGAGAATTTCGTCGCCGGTCATGATCAGCTTCGCCTGGCCGCCGCCGAACAGACGCGGGAAGAGTTCGCCGAAATGGTGATTCACCTGCTCGAAGGTACCTTGCAACAGCGTGCGCGTTTCCGCGTCGATCTTGCGGATGGCGTCTTCGAGCGTTTCGATTGCGCTGTTCAGGTCGGCCGATTGCGCGTCGAGGAAACTCTTGCGCTCGCTCGCCGCCTTCAGTTCGTCGAGCGCGGCCATGTTGACCGGACCCAACGCCGCGATCGCGTTGTTGATGCGCGTGACTTCGCCTTGCAGGTACGACGGCTTCATGTCCGGCGTGAGCTTGGCCTGCAACTCGGCTTCGTCGACACCAGCCGCCGCCAGTTGTTCGATGAACTGCTCGCCGTTCAGGCGCGCCGCCTGTTCCTTCAACTGCAATTCGTTGATGCGGTCGCGCAGCGGCTGCAATGCGCGCTCGGCGGTCAGACGGGTTTCGTCGGCGGCGCGCAGCTTGGCGGTCAGATCGTCCAGCTCGAGGCGTGCGGCATGCAGCGCTTCTTCCTTGACCGCGCGAATGTCGAGCGCGTCCTGCAGACCGGTGTGCGCGGTCTGCTCGTTGATCGTTTCGAGCTCGCCACGCGCGTCTTCCAGCGAACCCGCCACGCGTTCGCTCTGCTCGTGCGCGACCTGGATGCTGCGCTTCAATTCCTCGATGCGGTTCGCCATGTTGCGCGCGGCGAAACGTGCGTCGGTAGCGCCACGGTCGAGATCGCGCGCCTGGCCGCGCGCGGCGGTGAGCTGTTCGTCGAGCGCTTCGAAAGCCAGTTGATGATCTTCGAAACGCGCCTGCAATTCGGCGAGTTCGCCGTCGTGACGCTCGAAGTTCGCTTCCGACTCCGCGCGCATGGCGCGCTGCTCTTCGATCTGCGCGGTGATCTCGCCGAGTTCTTCGCGAATCTGCGTGCTGCGCTGCGTGTAACGCTCGTGCGCCTGGGTGAGCTTGAGCACGTCCATCTGCAACGCGTGCACGCGCTGCGTGGCGCGCTCGGCCTGCTGGCGCACGTCGGTCAGCGCTTGCGCG is drawn from Burkholderia sp. 9120 and contains these coding sequences:
- a CDS encoding cell division protein ZipA C-terminal FtsZ-binding domain-containing protein, with amino-acid sequence MDELTLGLIGAGAVVVGGVVVYNAWQGAKVRRKMPRPMPAETAETFARDEQEEQSPFIEPARPTTRREPVVGSDAMAESGAARVEPTFGVTAGAVAAPLDTPADIQAETTTPNGYPEAEGVAQAEGGEAAGVANTARHADEPNEPILPAATTISSAPPAIVDRRIDCIVPIRLNGPVAGDKVIPLAQRLRRAGSKPVHIEGKLEGGAWELLQNGARYEELRAAAQLANRSGALNELEFSEFVTGVQQFADALDASPEFPDMLETVAMARELDGFAAQCDAQLSINVLSDGAPWSANYVQAVASQDGLLLSRDGTRFVKLDAKQSPVFMLQFGDTNFLRDDLTYKGGQMITLVLDVPVADEDILPFRLMCDYAKSLAERIGGRVVDDGRRPLPETALLAIEKQLMTLYAKLEQAGIPAGSPATRRLFSQ